A stretch of Sphingorhabdus sp. YGSMI21 DNA encodes these proteins:
- a CDS encoding ABC transporter permease/substrate-binding protein: MTEAWQQALSRVPELLAAHVQISVSALALAMLICLPLAIWAARSPRVAAVALTLASLIQTIPGLALLALFYPLLLGISALIGGGLSAFGFLPALLALTLYALLPILRNAVTGLSGVDPAAKEAADGLGMTSSQKLYYVEAPLAAPTIMAGIRTAAVWTIGAATLSTTVGQPSLGDLIFAGLQTQNWTLVLAGCLFSAVLAISVDLLLGLIERGIRERRRILAWAGMAIIAAGLLVATLPLMIARDNIVVIGAKGFSEQYILARLIGERLEEAGYAVRYRDGLGSAVVYQALSEGDVDVYVDYSGTIWTNQMQRSDSQPKSAMLDTIGQWTSANHGVKMLGALRFENTYAFAVRPEDARTKSLRTLDDLARVSSDFNFGTDVEFLERPEWQMVRDAYPIRFKHARSFSPTFMYPALASGEVDVISAFSSDGRIAANGFIVLDDIRGAVPSYEAILLLAPERGGDDKFIAALKPLIGAITVENMREANYTVDRDGDKKTPRQAARWLNDKLRE; the protein is encoded by the coding sequence ATGACCGAGGCGTGGCAACAGGCTTTGTCGCGGGTGCCGGAATTGCTCGCCGCCCATGTCCAGATCAGCGTCTCGGCGCTGGCCTTGGCGATGCTCATCTGCCTGCCGCTCGCCATCTGGGCGGCGCGGTCACCCAGAGTGGCGGCGGTCGCGCTGACGCTTGCCAGCCTGATCCAGACGATCCCCGGGTTGGCGCTGCTGGCGCTCTTCTATCCGCTGCTGCTCGGCATATCGGCGCTGATCGGTGGCGGCCTATCCGCCTTCGGTTTTCTGCCGGCGCTACTCGCGCTGACTCTCTATGCCTTGCTGCCGATCCTGCGCAACGCGGTAACCGGATTGTCCGGGGTCGATCCGGCAGCGAAGGAAGCGGCGGACGGTCTCGGCATGACCAGCAGCCAGAAATTATATTATGTCGAAGCGCCTCTGGCGGCGCCTACGATCATGGCCGGTATCCGCACCGCTGCGGTCTGGACCATCGGCGCAGCGACGCTGTCCACCACGGTTGGTCAGCCCAGCCTTGGCGATCTGATTTTCGCCGGATTGCAGACGCAGAACTGGACATTGGTGCTGGCCGGTTGCCTGTTCTCCGCGGTGCTTGCGATTTCGGTCGATCTTCTGCTCGGGCTGATCGAGCGGGGCATCCGCGAACGGCGCCGGATATTGGCTTGGGCCGGGATGGCGATTATTGCCGCAGGCCTGCTGGTCGCGACGCTGCCGCTGATGATCGCCCGCGACAATATCGTGGTGATCGGGGCCAAGGGCTTTTCCGAACAATATATACTCGCCCGGCTGATCGGAGAGCGGCTGGAAGAGGCGGGCTATGCCGTTCGCTACCGCGACGGGCTGGGCTCCGCTGTGGTCTATCAGGCTTTGTCCGAGGGTGATGTCGATGTCTATGTCGACTATTCCGGCACGATCTGGACCAACCAGATGCAGCGCAGCGACAGCCAGCCGAAATCCGCGATGCTCGACACGATCGGTCAATGGACCAGCGCCAATCACGGGGTGAAAATGCTCGGCGCGCTGAGATTTGAAAATACTTATGCCTTTGCCGTGCGACCGGAAGACGCCCGGACAAAGTCGCTGCGGACGCTGGATGATCTGGCGCGGGTGTCGAGCGATTTCAATTTCGGCACCGATGTCGAATTTCTGGAGCGGCCCGAATGGCAAATGGTGCGCGATGCCTATCCGATCCGCTTCAAACATGCCCGCTCGTTCAGCCCGACCTTCATGTATCCGGCGCTCGCCAGTGGCGAGGTCGACGTTATCTCGGCCTTTTCGTCCGACGGCCGGATTGCGGCCAACGGATTTATCGTACTGGACGATATCAGGGGGGCGGTGCCATCCTATGAGGCGATCCTGCTGCTGGCGCCAGAGCGCGGTGGCGACGATAAATTTATTGCCGCACTAAAACCCCTGATCGGCGCAATCACGGTAGAAAATATGCGCGAGGCCAATTATACGGTCGACCGGGACGGGGACAAGAAAACGCCCCGGCAAGCCGCACGCTGGCTGAACGATAAATTGAGGGAATGA
- a CDS encoding ABC transporter ATP-binding protein, giving the protein MPVSGPSISLHKLSRHYGTVRAVDGVSLEIAAGSLVALVGLSGSGKSTLLKMINRLVEPDSGTIFIADEAIDSVDPHILRRRIGYVFQNIGLFPHMTIARNIAIGLELAGETEGRDERVTELLDLVELPQEMASRLPDQLSGGQQQRVGVARALATRPGLMLMDEPFGALDPVTRDSLTDQYKALHQRLGLTTIIVTHDMAEALYLADRILVMEGGQIKADATPAELLSGDVGEEAEALVAIPRAQAAHLIVLGKKS; this is encoded by the coding sequence ATGCCTGTTTCCGGTCCTTCCATCAGCCTGCACAAGCTGAGCCGCCATTACGGTACGGTTCGCGCTGTTGACGGGGTTTCGCTGGAAATAGCGGCGGGCAGTCTGGTCGCTCTGGTCGGCCTGTCGGGCTCGGGAAAATCGACCCTGCTGAAGATGATAAACCGGCTGGTCGAACCGGATAGCGGTACAATTTTCATCGCTGACGAAGCCATCGACTCGGTCGATCCCCATATCCTGCGGCGGCGGATCGGCTATGTGTTCCAGAATATCGGCCTGTTCCCGCATATGACCATCGCGCGCAATATCGCCATCGGGCTGGAACTGGCAGGCGAGACAGAGGGCAGGGACGAGAGGGTCACCGAATTGCTCGATCTGGTCGAACTGCCGCAGGAGATGGCCTCGCGCCTGCCGGATCAGTTGAGCGGCGGCCAGCAACAGCGCGTCGGCGTCGCCCGGGCGCTGGCGACGCGGCCCGGCCTGATGCTGATGGACGAGCCCTTTGGCGCGCTCGACCCGGTGACCCGCGATAGCCTGACCGACCAGTATAAGGCGCTGCACCAGCGGCTAGGCCTGACCACGATCATCGTCACCCATGATATGGCCGAAGCGCTCTATCTGGCAGACCGCATCCTGGTGATGGAGGGCGGGCAGATCAAAGCGGATGCCACGCCCGCCGAACTGCTGTCCGGCGATGTCGGCGAGGAAGCCGAGGCGCTGGTCGCCATCCCCCGGGCGCAGGCCGCGCATCTCATCGTCTTGGGTAAAAAGTCATGA
- a CDS encoding SDR family oxidoreductase, translating into MGYQSGQKSIFITGGASGLGREVGRYFAAQGWFVGIADVNDKGMAETAALLPEGQSSVHKLDVTDRAQWKQAVSEFGAITGGTMNVLFNNAGIGEGGAIQDMEDAAIDRMIAINLTGVISGTRACFEMLKSTPDSCILYTASAAGIYGVADLSVYSATKFAVRGLAESHDIELRKYGIKSRSLMPGFIDTNIISEVVEGTNQSGKERLEEAGVMVSPVSIIGPAAWGAVHGDKLHTPVNKMAKQLAFAARWMPGRVRKQSVSLASNLGDVLAGSEEN; encoded by the coding sequence ATGGGCTATCAAAGTGGGCAGAAATCTATTTTCATCACGGGAGGGGCCTCCGGTCTCGGTCGCGAAGTCGGTCGCTATTTCGCAGCGCAAGGCTGGTTCGTCGGGATTGCCGATGTCAATGACAAGGGCATGGCCGAAACGGCAGCGCTGTTGCCCGAAGGCCAAAGCTCTGTCCACAAGCTCGACGTGACCGACCGGGCGCAATGGAAACAGGCGGTTTCCGAATTTGGCGCGATCACCGGCGGCACGATGAATGTCCTGTTCAACAATGCCGGTATCGGCGAAGGCGGGGCGATCCAGGATATGGAAGACGCGGCCATCGACCGGATGATCGCAATCAACCTGACCGGCGTAATTAGCGGCACCCGCGCCTGTTTCGAGATGCTCAAGAGCACGCCCGACAGCTGCATTCTCTATACGGCTTCGGCAGCGGGCATTTACGGGGTCGCCGACCTGAGCGTCTACAGCGCGACCAAATTTGCCGTGCGCGGCCTGGCCGAATCGCATGATATCGAATTGCGCAAATATGGCATCAAGTCGCGCTCGCTGATGCCGGGCTTCATCGACACCAATATCATTTCCGAGGTCGTCGAGGGCACCAACCAGAGCGGCAAGGAACGGCTTGAGGAAGCGGGCGTCATGGTCAGTCCGGTCTCTATCATCGGTCCGGCGGCCTGGGGCGCCGTTCATGGCGACAAGCTGCACACACCGGTCAACAAAATGGCAAAACAGCTGGCCTTTGCCGCCCGCTGGATGCCCGGCCGCGTGCGCAAGCAGTCGGTCAGTCTGGCGAGCAACCTCGGCGACGTTCTTGCCGGATCGGAAGAAAATTAG
- a CDS encoding 4a-hydroxytetrahydrobiopterin dehydratase, which yields MVAQLNDVERKAALAKLPDWEYDGERDAISRSFKFSDFTEAFAFMTRVALHAEKTDHHPEWFNVYNRVDILLTTHDAGENGGLSQRDLDLAAVIEACA from the coding sequence ATGGTGGCGCAACTGAATGACGTCGAACGCAAGGCGGCTCTCGCCAAGCTGCCGGACTGGGAATATGACGGGGAGCGTGACGCCATCAGCCGCTCGTTCAAATTCTCCGATTTCACCGAAGCTTTTGCCTTCATGACCCGCGTCGCGTTGCACGCAGAGAAGACCGATCACCATCCCGAATGGTTCAACGTCTACAATCGCGTCGACATATTGCTGACCACGCATGACGCGGGTGAAAATGGCGGATTGTCGCAGCGCGACCTTGATCTGGCTGCTGTGATCGAGGCCTGCGCCTAG
- the ccmA gene encoding heme ABC exporter ATP-binding protein CcmA produces MSKTQSTGSHDRLVAEALSCVRGERLLFRNLTFSLQPGQAGLLTGPNGVGKSSLLRLLAGLLQPVAGTFMAPDRKSLCDDRLALDEHLPLEQALAFWAKLDGKTPDDAAAAMTRAGLDHLAEVPVRYFSTGQRQRARLARTYLADARLWLLDEPANGLDSDSVDQMGRMLQEHLDSGGIILAASHIPLPIAFDYALQLEPLEELEACL; encoded by the coding sequence ATGAGCAAGACCCAGTCAACCGGAAGCCATGATCGGCTAGTCGCCGAGGCGTTGAGCTGTGTGCGCGGCGAGCGACTATTGTTCCGCAACCTCACTTTTTCGCTGCAACCGGGACAGGCCGGATTGCTCACCGGCCCCAATGGTGTCGGCAAATCCAGCCTGTTGCGGCTGCTGGCCGGCCTGCTCCAGCCGGTGGCGGGAACCTTCATGGCTCCGGACAGAAAATCCCTCTGCGATGACCGGCTGGCGCTGGACGAGCATCTGCCGCTCGAACAGGCATTGGCCTTCTGGGCGAAACTGGACGGCAAGACACCGGACGATGCCGCTGCTGCGATGACACGGGCGGGTCTGGACCATCTGGCAGAAGTGCCGGTGCGCTATTTTTCAACCGGGCAGAGACAGCGGGCGCGGCTGGCACGCACCTATCTGGCAGATGCCAGGCTGTGGCTGCTCGACGAGCCAGCCAATGGCCTGGATAGCGATTCGGTGGATCAAATGGGACGCATGTTACAGGAGCATCTCGATAGCGGCGGGATCATTCTTGCGGCCAGCCATATCCCGCTTCCGATTGCTTTTGATTACGCCCTGCAGCTCGAACCGCTGGAAGAGTTGGAGGCATGTTTGTGA
- a CDS encoding heme exporter protein CcmB yields the protein MHSFATIIWRDVRQSYASGGTWLPVIFYLSAATLFPFAVGPDRALLLQTGGGILWIAALLATLLPLDRLIQPDLDNGVYDQMIVRGLSDETIAAARLVSHWLAFGPPLLLAAFLASGLMGLEGEAFGRLLASLAIATPALAGLAVMIAALTAGMKGAGALGGLLLVPLAIPLLIFGAGSLSAQGSSALLFLSAISLLLVAITPFVAGAALGAVRE from the coding sequence ATGCACAGCTTTGCCACCATCATCTGGCGCGATGTGCGGCAGAGCTATGCGAGCGGCGGAACCTGGCTGCCGGTGATATTCTATCTTTCGGCAGCAACATTATTTCCCTTTGCTGTGGGTCCGGACCGCGCTTTGCTGCTGCAGACCGGCGGCGGCATCCTGTGGATCGCGGCCTTGCTGGCGACTCTGCTGCCGCTCGACCGGCTGATCCAGCCCGATCTCGACAATGGCGTTTACGACCAGATGATCGTCCGCGGCCTGTCTGATGAGACAATCGCCGCCGCGCGGCTGGTGTCCCACTGGCTGGCTTTTGGTCCGCCGCTGTTGCTGGCTGCATTTCTGGCGAGCGGACTGATGGGTCTGGAAGGCGAAGCCTTTGGCAGGCTGCTCGCGAGTCTGGCGATCGCGACACCGGCGCTAGCCGGCCTTGCGGTGATGATCGCGGCACTCACCGCCGGGATGAAGGGAGCGGGCGCGCTGGGCGGACTGCTGCTGGTTCCGCTTGCCATTCCCCTGCTGATTTTCGGCGCGGGAAGCCTTTCGGCGCAGGGCAGCAGCGCCCTGCTGTTTCTCTCGGCCATTTCGCTGCTGCTGGTCGCCATCACCCCTTTTGTCGCGGGTGCTGCGCTGGGCGCGGTTCGGGAATAA
- a CDS encoding TetR/AcrR family transcriptional regulator, producing the protein MENTEVDMLKERADRPSSQRKIAKILAAARIEFFTSGFSASSIEAIAARAEVSKVTIYSWFKNKENLFAEVVKAQCREMSESLVGENSKTRSLRETLISAAENMLSAIMVEERIRFDRIMAAEVNRDPKVGAYFLDNGPRALLQNLIDLLKISRDKGEIQSDNLVFSAEMFVSLVIGRIDVFLRYGETIKLTTPQKRERAKRAVDAWMLIHQK; encoded by the coding sequence GTGGAAAATACGGAGGTTGATATGCTGAAAGAACGGGCCGACCGCCCTTCCAGCCAGCGCAAGATCGCCAAGATTCTGGCCGCTGCCCGTATCGAATTCTTCACTTCCGGCTTTTCCGCCTCCAGCATCGAGGCGATCGCCGCGCGCGCCGAAGTCTCGAAGGTCACCATCTATAGCTGGTTCAAAAACAAGGAAAATCTTTTTGCCGAGGTGGTCAAGGCGCAATGCCGTGAAATGAGCGAAAGCCTGGTCGGCGAAAATTCAAAGACCAGAAGTCTGCGCGAGACCCTGATCTCGGCGGCCGAAAATATGCTGAGCGCGATAATGGTAGAGGAAAGAATCCGTTTTGACCGGATAATGGCCGCAGAAGTCAATCGGGACCCCAAAGTCGGCGCCTATTTTCTCGACAATGGCCCCCGCGCGCTGTTGCAGAATCTCATCGATCTGCTCAAAATCTCGCGGGACAAGGGCGAAATCCAGAGTGACAATCTGGTCTTTTCGGCAGAAATGTTCGTGAGTCTCGTAATCGGGAGAATCGATGTGTTTCTTCGCTATGGCGAGACAATCAAGCTGACCACGCCACAGAAACGCGAGCGCGCCAAGCGGGCCGTCGATGCCTGGATGCTCATCCACCAGAAATAA